In a genomic window of Brassica oleracea var. oleracea cultivar TO1000 unplaced genomic scaffold, BOL UnpScaffold00918, whole genome shotgun sequence:
- the LOC106320421 gene encoding pentatricopeptide repeat-containing protein At4g14190, chloroplastic, protein MENLTAKFLHKLPPPQWNSNIRFLTSLIARPNLKSTSSLRRSSPLSLDCSTFLLSDIHHNRFLSSLPRRLSHPGSCPLRLLQEDGDWSKDQFFAVIRFLLRHSSRLHEILPVFDAWKTLEPSRINEANYEKIIRLLCAERSMNEAVRALQSMIDDHKIKPSLEIYNSIIHGYADGGKFEEAMLFLNGMKENGVLPETETYDGLIEGYGKWQMYDEIVLCVKRMESEGCASDHVTYNLLVREFARGGLLKRMERMYQSLMSRKMTVEPVTLVSMLEAYAEFGVLEKMEETYDKILRFGICLDDELVRRLACVYIDNLMFSRLDDLGRAIRRSDLAWCLRGLCHACLVSRKGLDYLVKEMNEARVPWSTTFANIVLLAYWKMGDFKSINELLLFELWKRRVKLDLVTLGMVFDLSVAGFEGTAVFMSWKKNGFLDKPVEMKTDPLVHAAFGEGQFLRSCKEVMKQESKSFTYQYLLEVVVKNQKN, encoded by the exons ATGGAGAATCTCACGGCGAAGTTTCTCCACAAGCTACCTCCTCCGCAATGGAACTCGAACATAAGGTTCCTCACTTCCTTAATCGCTAGACCCAATCTCAAGTCCACTTCTTCCCTCCGCCGCTCGTCGCCGTTGTCACTCGATTGTTCCACCTTTCTTCTCTCCGATATCCACCACAACCGGTTTCTCAGTTCATTACCGCGACGACTCAGCCATCCCGGTTCGTGTCCTCTACGGCTGCTTCAAGAGGATGGAGACTGGAGCAAAGACCAATTCTTTGCGGTCATCCGATTCCTCCTCCGTCACTCCTCAAGACTCCACGAGATTCTTCct GTGTTCGATGCGTGGAAGACGCTAGAGCCTTCGCGAATCAACGAGGCTAACTACGAGAAGATCATTAGGCTTCTATGTGCAGAACGATCGATGAACGAAGCGGTTCGAGCTTTACAGTCTATGATTGATGATCATAAGATAAAACCGTCTTTAGAAATCTACAATTCTATCATCCACGGTTACGCTGATGGTGGTAAGTTCGAGGAAGCTATGTTGTTCTTGAATGGGATGAAAGAGAATGGTGTGTTACCCGAAACTGAGACGTACGACGGTTTGATTGAAGGGTACGGTAAGTGGCAAATGTACGATGAGATAGTTTTGTGCGTCAAGAGAATGGAGTCTGAGGGTTGTGCGAGTGACCATGTTACTTATAATCTACTCGTGCGCGAGTTTGCTCGAGGAGGGTTGCTTAAGAGGATGGAGAGAATGTATCAGAGCTTGATGTCTAGGAAGATGACTGTGGAGCCTGTTACTTTGGTCTCCATGCTTGAAGCTTATGCAGAGTTTGGGGTGTTGGAGAAGATGGAGGAGACGTATGACAAGATTCTAAGGTTTGGGATTTGTCTGGATGACGAGTTAGTTAGGAGGTTAGCTTGTGTTTACATTGATAACCTTATGTTCTCGAGGCTCGATGATTTAGGTCGTGCCATTCGTAGGAGCGATCTGGCTTGGTGTCTGAGGGGACTATGTCATGCCTGTCTTGTGAGTCGGAAAGGTTTGGATTACCTTGTTAAAGAGATGAACGAAGCAAGAGTTCCTTGGAGTACAACTTTTGCTAATATTGTTCTTTTAGCTTACTGGAAGATGGGGGATTTTAAGAGCATTAATGAACTGCTACTCTTTGAGCTATGGAAGAGACGTGTGAAACTTGATCTTGTGACACTAGGAATGGTCTTCGACTTGAGCGTAGCTGGGTTCGAGGGTACTGCAGTTTTTATGAGCTGGAAAAAGAATGGGTTTCTTGATAAGCCTGTGGAGATGAAGACTGACCCTTTGGTTCATGCTGCTTTTGGGGAAGGGCAGTTTCTCAGAAGCTGCAAAGAAGTGATGAAGCAAGAATCAAAGTCATTTACTTATCAATATCTACTAGAAGTTGTGGTTAAGAATCAGAAAAACTGA